Proteins co-encoded in one Brassica rapa cultivar Chiifu-401-42 chromosome A02, CAAS_Brap_v3.01, whole genome shotgun sequence genomic window:
- the LOC103852793 gene encoding protein ELF4-LIKE 2 isoform X1 — MNKTNQDLSLMESRMEGDVFSGYGERYQMDGKVLQNFQKRFVQVQYILEQNRLLINEINQNHESKQADHLGRNVRLIRELNNNIRTVASLYGDLSHSFARSVDASSEGESTGTLKSDGKANNQKIFRSG; from the exons AT GAACAAGACTAATCAAGATTTGAGCTTAATGGAATCAAGAATGGAAGGAGATGTGTTTTCTGGATATGGAGAAAGATACCAGATGGATGGCAAAGTGCTGCAGAATTTCCAGAAGAGATTTGTTCAGGTTCAATACATTTTGGAGCAAAACCGGCTTTTGATCAACGAGATCAATCAGAACCATGAGTCCAAACAAGCAGATCACTTGGGTCGAAATGTTCGTTTGATAAGAGAGCTCAATAACAATATCAGAACTGTGGCAAGTCTTTATGGTGATCTCTCTCATTCTTTCGCCAGATCAGTTGATGCTTCATCAGAAGGGGAGTCCACTGGGACCTTGAAATCTGATGGAAAGGCCAACaaccaaaaaatatttagatcCGGGTAA
- the LOC103852793 gene encoding protein ELF4-LIKE 2 isoform X2: MESRMEGDVFSGYGERYQMDGKVLQNFQKRFVQVQYILEQNRLLINEINQNHESKQADHLGRNVRLIRELNNNIRTVASLYGDLSHSFARSVDASSEGESTGTLKSDGKANNQKIFRSG; the protein is encoded by the coding sequence ATGGAATCAAGAATGGAAGGAGATGTGTTTTCTGGATATGGAGAAAGATACCAGATGGATGGCAAAGTGCTGCAGAATTTCCAGAAGAGATTTGTTCAGGTTCAATACATTTTGGAGCAAAACCGGCTTTTGATCAACGAGATCAATCAGAACCATGAGTCCAAACAAGCAGATCACTTGGGTCGAAATGTTCGTTTGATAAGAGAGCTCAATAACAATATCAGAACTGTGGCAAGTCTTTATGGTGATCTCTCTCATTCTTTCGCCAGATCAGTTGATGCTTCATCAGAAGGGGAGTCCACTGGGACCTTGAAATCTGATGGAAAGGCCAACaaccaaaaaatatttagatcCGGGTAA